From a region of the Rhipicephalus microplus isolate Deutch F79 chromosome X, USDA_Rmic, whole genome shotgun sequence genome:
- the LOC119162370 gene encoding WD repeat-containing protein 54 — MYQKDKSLLCRHSACPLPNNLTTCTEGGKINLAFVGKTEVTMLFRSPDGSVHQSQVACKDIGGSPCTELMQVKWVKLEDIKTLLVIASTRAFQIFEWDGSVFLHCHPLPQDLDATEETFTRGIGTCGPSLLCIGTNAGTILAHLVSRDLNVTFCQRATEHAPHAIADIHSHGEIMASADDGGGICLWRGKTALNLLRKLSPVGSSPCVSVRVWHDLVLAGYGSGELRVFSACSFQLMAEATAHARWITAIDVAPDSGLALSVAEDSYVRVWQLDREGEHTIDHVHGESVADSMLMGCAFLTPDGSSFAAVAYDSAEVFMFKK, encoded by the coding sequence ATGTACCAAAAGGACAAGAGTCTCTTGTGCCGGCACAGCGCCTGCCCGCTGCCAAACAACCTCACCACTTGTACCGAGGGAGGGAAGATCAACCTAGCGTTCGTGGGAAAGACGGAGGTCACTATGCTCTTCCGGTCTCCCGACGGCAGCGTGCACCAGTCGCAAGTGGCTTGCAAAGACATCGGTGGCAGCCCCTGCACCGAACTCATGCAAGTGAAATGGGTCAAACTGGAGGACATTAAGACTCTGCTAGTGATCGCCTCGACACGAGCCTTCCAGATCTTCGAATGGGACGGTTCAGTGTTTCTCCACTGTCATCCCCTGCCCCAGGATCTGGATGCCACTGAGGAGACGTTCACGCGCGGAATAGGCACGTGTGGCCCCAGTCTGCTTTGCATCGGCACCAACGCTGGCACCATTCTGGCGCACCTAGTTTCGCGCGACTTGAACGTCACTTTCTGTCAACGGGCCACCGAGCACGCGCCGCACGCCATCGCCGACATCCACAGCCACGGTGAGATCATGGCGAGTGCCGACGACGGCGGCGGCATCTGTCTGTGGCGAGGAAAAACGGCTCTGAACCTGCTTCGCAAGCTGTCGCCGGTCGGCAGCAGCCCGTGCGTGAGCGTCCGCGTCTGGCACGACCTCGTCTTGGCGGGCTACGGTTCGGGCGAGCTGCGCGTGTTCAGCGCGTGCTCTTTTCAGCTCATGGCCGAGGCCACGGCACACGCCCGCTGGATCACGGCCATCGACGTCGCGCCGGACTCGGGGCTCGCCCTGTCCGTTGCCGAGGACTCTTACGTGCGCGTTTGGCAGCTGGACCGCGAGGGCGAGCACACCATCGACCACGTTCACGGGGAGAGCGTCGCGGACTCTATGCTCATGGGTTGCGCCTTTCTCACGCCCGATGGAAGCTCTTTCGCCGCAGTCGCTTACGACTCGGCCGAAGTGTTCATGTTCAAGAAATAA